The following proteins come from a genomic window of Pirellulales bacterium:
- a CDS encoding efflux RND transporter permease subunit has protein sequence MFTKVLTRPAFAIVISIVLLFLGVLGIETLPVAQFPNIAPPTVMVSISYPGASANVLVDSVLIPLEQSINGVQNMRFITSSATSAGEATIIIYFEPGTDPNINVVNVQNRVNIVLFQLPPLVVREGILVSQVVPSMLMYLNIYSTDPNSDQTDLFNFANLYVMPRLKRIRGMGIPRNLGNRIFAMRIWLDPDRMRAYNVSTDDVMKALSEQSVIGSPGRLGEATGKTSQSKEYVLTYIGRYNKSAQYENIILKANPDGEILRLKDVCEVELGSQFFDIYSDINGHPAASIALKQAPGSNAAEVIKDIKAELESIKRQSFPPGMDYEFAYDVSKFLDASIEKVLHTLLEAFILVSLVVFMFLGDIRSTLIPTIAVPVSLVGTFFVLRLMGLSINLITLFAMVLAIGVVVDDAIVVVEAVHAKMAQKHLSPYSATGEVMHEISGAIIAITLVMTSVFVPVTFIPGATGTFYREFGITMATSIVLSGLVALTLTPVLCAMILKPHNHSDTNPSPEAGTSNVKRPRGLVGKLVVLLGGAILLCGVTYLAYELWGPLGFGLILLLFMRKPFDHLVERVTGGYVAIVRQIVTRRTLTAAVVGAFGIGILIVNAELATGFIPGEDQGIIYAVLQTPPGSTLEYTNAKSHELEKLAKQIDEVSSVTSLAGYEVLTEGRGSNSGTCIINLKDWSDRKRTARQLIVDLEEKARSMSNVKLEFFEPPAVPGFGNAGGVSLLVLDTTFSADYQRLGEVTDKFMATLRKRKEVSNLFTFYNANYPQYDLIIDNDVAMQKGVTIKDAMDSLNILIGSTWEQGFIRFNYFYKVFVQAKAEFRRYPSDLDNLFVKNDKGDMVPYSAFMTIKNKQGLNEITRYNLYTSAAIQCAPSAGYSTGQAIQAIKEVAAQTLPRGFDVGWTGLAYDEARKGNETVYIFLIVVTFVYLVLVAQYESFILPLAVVLSLPVGLFGSFFFLKALGLADDVYAQIGLIMLVGLLGKNAILIVEFAIQRRQEGVSLADAAVEGAKLRFRPIQMTSFAFIAGLIPLVVATGAGAIGNRTIGTTAAGGMLVGTAVGVLIIPGLYYLFGRLDGGRKLLKGEKNSPLSETLEQRV, from the coding sequence ATGTTCACGAAAGTCCTCACGCGGCCGGCCTTCGCGATCGTCATTTCCATCGTACTCCTGTTCCTGGGGGTGCTAGGAATCGAAACCCTGCCGGTTGCGCAGTTCCCTAACATCGCGCCGCCGACGGTAATGGTTTCTATTTCGTATCCCGGCGCCAGCGCCAATGTGCTGGTCGACTCGGTTCTGATTCCGTTGGAGCAATCCATCAACGGCGTTCAGAACATGCGATTTATCACCTCCTCGGCGACCAGTGCCGGCGAGGCGACGATCATCATCTACTTCGAGCCAGGCACGGATCCGAACATCAACGTCGTGAACGTACAGAACCGGGTCAACATCGTGCTGTTCCAGCTCCCGCCGCTGGTGGTGCGCGAGGGAATCCTCGTCAGCCAGGTCGTGCCGAGCATGCTGATGTACTTGAATATTTACAGCACAGACCCCAACTCCGACCAGACAGACCTCTTCAACTTTGCCAACCTCTACGTCATGCCCCGCCTCAAGCGGATCCGAGGGATGGGCATCCCCAGAAATCTCGGCAATCGCATCTTTGCCATGCGAATTTGGCTCGATCCCGACCGCATGCGAGCCTACAACGTATCGACCGACGATGTCATGAAGGCCCTGTCAGAACAGAGCGTCATCGGCTCGCCCGGACGACTCGGCGAGGCCACGGGCAAGACGTCGCAATCGAAAGAGTACGTATTGACGTACATCGGGCGCTACAACAAGTCGGCGCAGTATGAAAACATCATTTTGAAAGCCAACCCCGACGGCGAAATCCTGCGACTCAAGGATGTTTGCGAGGTGGAATTAGGCTCCCAGTTCTTCGACATTTACTCCGACATCAACGGGCATCCCGCGGCGTCTATCGCTCTCAAGCAGGCTCCCGGGTCCAATGCCGCCGAAGTGATCAAGGACATCAAGGCCGAACTCGAAAGCATCAAGAGGCAGTCGTTCCCGCCGGGGATGGATTACGAATTCGCCTACGACGTCTCGAAATTTCTGGACGCCTCGATCGAAAAGGTGCTGCATACCCTGCTCGAGGCGTTCATTCTGGTGTCGCTCGTGGTTTTCATGTTCCTCGGCGATATACGATCCACGCTCATCCCGACGATTGCGGTTCCGGTTTCGCTGGTCGGCACCTTCTTCGTCTTGCGGCTGATGGGACTGTCAATCAACCTGATCACGCTTTTCGCCATGGTTCTCGCGATCGGCGTCGTGGTAGACGATGCGATCGTGGTCGTCGAGGCCGTGCATGCCAAAATGGCCCAGAAACACCTGTCGCCCTACTCGGCAACAGGCGAGGTTATGCACGAGATTTCGGGCGCCATCATCGCCATTACCTTGGTGATGACGTCTGTGTTCGTTCCGGTGACGTTCATTCCTGGGGCAACCGGAACCTTCTATCGTGAGTTTGGCATCACGATGGCCACGTCCATCGTCCTGTCCGGCTTGGTCGCACTCACGTTAACACCCGTGCTCTGTGCGATGATTCTCAAACCGCATAATCACAGCGACACTAACCCAAGCCCGGAAGCAGGGACGAGCAACGTCAAACGACCACGCGGACTCGTAGGTAAGTTGGTCGTGTTGCTCGGCGGAGCAATCCTCCTGTGCGGCGTTACGTACCTGGCCTATGAGTTGTGGGGACCGCTTGGGTTCGGACTCATTCTGTTGCTGTTCATGCGGAAACCATTTGATCACCTCGTTGAGAGGGTCACAGGCGGTTATGTTGCGATCGTACGGCAAATCGTCACGCGTCGAACGCTGACAGCGGCTGTCGTCGGGGCCTTTGGCATTGGGATCCTGATTGTCAACGCGGAGCTTGCGACCGGTTTTATCCCGGGCGAGGACCAAGGCATTATCTACGCGGTCCTGCAAACACCACCAGGCTCGACGCTTGAGTACACCAACGCCAAATCTCATGAGCTCGAAAAACTCGCCAAGCAAATCGATGAGGTTTCCTCGGTTACCTCGCTCGCCGGCTACGAGGTTCTGACCGAAGGGCGCGGATCGAACTCCGGCACCTGTATCATCAATCTGAAGGACTGGTCGGATCGCAAACGAACCGCACGCCAACTCATTGTGGATCTTGAAGAAAAGGCCCGCTCGATGAGCAACGTGAAGCTCGAATTCTTCGAGCCCCCCGCGGTCCCTGGCTTCGGCAATGCCGGCGGTGTTTCGCTGCTCGTGCTCGACACGACGTTTTCGGCCGATTATCAGCGGCTCGGAGAAGTGACGGACAAGTTCATGGCCACCCTGAGAAAGCGCAAGGAGGTGAGCAACCTGTTCACCTTCTACAACGCTAACTACCCTCAGTACGACTTGATCATCGACAACGACGTGGCCATGCAGAAGGGAGTGACCATCAAGGACGCGATGGACAGCCTCAATATTCTGATCGGTAGCACCTGGGAGCAGGGATTCATTCGTTTCAATTACTTCTATAAAGTCTTCGTGCAAGCCAAAGCCGAGTTCCGGCGCTACCCGTCGGATCTCGACAACCTCTTCGTCAAGAACGACAAAGGAGATATGGTTCCCTATTCCGCGTTCATGACGATCAAGAACAAGCAGGGCTTGAACGAAATCACGCGGTACAACCTGTACACTTCTGCCGCGATTCAGTGCGCGCCGTCCGCTGGCTACAGCACCGGTCAGGCCATTCAAGCGATCAAAGAGGTCGCGGCCCAGACATTGCCTCGCGGTTTCGATGTGGGCTGGACGGGCCTGGCCTACGACGAAGCAAGGAAAGGCAACGAAACAGTCTATATTTTCCTCATCGTGGTGACCTTCGTTTATCTTGTCCTGGTCGCTCAATACGAGAGCTTTATCCTGCCACTGGCAGTTGTTTTGTCGCTGCCGGTCGGGCTCTTTGGATCGTTCTTCTTCCTGAAGGCCCTGGGACTGGCTGACGACGTCTATGCCCAGATCGGGCTGATCATGCTCGTCGGTCTACTGGGCAAGAATGCGATCTTGATCGTAGAATTTGCGATCCAGCGGCGGCAGGAAGGTGTCTCGCTCGCAGACGCGGCGGTCGAAGGCGCCAAACTCCGTTTCCGACCGATTCAGATGACGTCCTTCGCCTTCATCGCCGGCCTCATTCCGCTGGTCGTGGCGACCGGCGCCGGTGCGATCGGGAACCGCACCATCGGCACCACCGCGGCCGGCGGCATGCTGGTCGGGACGGCCGTCGGGGTCCTCATTATTCCTGGACTCTACTACCTGTTCGGGCGGCTCGATGGTGGGCGCAAATTACTCAAGGGCGAAAAAAACTCTCCGCTCAGTGAGACGCTCGAGCAGAGAGTTTAA
- a CDS encoding IS5/IS1182 family transposase, whose product RTHSWLNRARRLLIRWEKKAANYLGLLHFQFAIVALRAAKVLG is encoded by the coding sequence ACGCACGCACTCCTGGCTCAACCGCGCACGGCGCTTGTTGATCCGCTGGGAAAAGAAAGCCGCGAATTATCTGGGCCTGCTCCATTTTCAATTCGCTATCGTCGCCTTGAGAGCCGCCAAGGTTCTCGGATAG
- a CDS encoding efflux RND transporter periplasmic adaptor subunit: MKPLSVVVRRPAVLLILVAVLAIGALLALSKMGANASYTHLKEFVRAKFSSHVPQDKADLQNEQKIVVTTPKIEDVIITESFVCQIRSQRHIEVRTLEGGYIDEILINEGQSVKKGDVMFKILPILYKAKLEAENAKASVAQQKYQYTQQLAEQKVVSQNEVSLKKAEMDEAVAKANFAKAELNFADVVAPFDGIVDRLLQREGSLVKEGDVLTTLADNSTMWVYFNVPEKYYLHYMATRKERETDDKIELVLANGDVFPQTGKIGAIEADFNNENGNIKFRADFPNPDGLLRHGQTGTIKILRPLKNVMVIPQRATFDILDKQYVWVVAEDSVVHRTLITFKYELDDIFVVESGLKVTDKIVLEGVREVEDGAKVEYSFRAPEDALKHQKFHAE; this comes from the coding sequence ATGAAACCCCTTAGCGTGGTCGTGCGTCGACCTGCCGTCCTCCTCATATTGGTCGCCGTGCTTGCCATTGGAGCCTTGCTGGCCCTGTCGAAGATGGGGGCCAACGCCTCGTATACGCATTTGAAAGAGTTTGTCCGCGCCAAGTTCAGCTCGCATGTCCCCCAGGACAAAGCGGACTTGCAGAATGAGCAAAAAATCGTCGTTACGACTCCCAAGATCGAGGACGTCATTATTACGGAGTCGTTTGTCTGCCAGATTCGCTCGCAGCGTCACATCGAAGTTCGCACCCTCGAGGGTGGATATATCGACGAGATCTTGATCAACGAAGGCCAGTCGGTGAAGAAGGGCGACGTCATGTTCAAGATTCTGCCCATTCTTTACAAGGCAAAGCTAGAAGCGGAGAACGCCAAGGCCAGCGTCGCCCAACAGAAGTACCAGTACACGCAGCAGTTGGCCGAACAGAAAGTCGTCTCTCAGAATGAGGTGTCGCTGAAGAAGGCCGAAATGGACGAGGCCGTGGCCAAGGCGAACTTCGCCAAGGCGGAATTGAACTTTGCCGACGTCGTCGCACCGTTCGACGGCATCGTCGACCGGCTGCTCCAACGCGAAGGGAGCCTGGTCAAGGAGGGTGACGTTCTCACCACCTTGGCTGACAACAGCACGATGTGGGTGTACTTCAACGTACCGGAGAAGTACTACCTGCATTACATGGCCACCCGTAAAGAGCGCGAGACCGACGACAAGATCGAGCTCGTGCTCGCCAACGGGGACGTCTTCCCGCAAACCGGAAAAATCGGCGCGATCGAGGCCGACTTCAACAACGAAAACGGGAATATCAAGTTCCGTGCGGATTTCCCGAACCCGGATGGTTTGCTGCGCCACGGTCAGACCGGAACGATCAAAATCCTCCGGCCCTTGAAGAATGTCATGGTCATTCCGCAGCGGGCCACGTTTGACATCCTTGACAAGCAATACGTATGGGTCGTAGCCGAGGACTCCGTCGTTCATCGGACCCTGATCACGTTCAAATACGAACTGGATGACATTTTTGTCGTCGAGAGCGGACTCAAGGTAACCGATAAGATCGTCCTGGAAGGTGTGCGAGAGGTTGAAGACGGCGCCAAGGTGGAATACAGCTTCCGCGCTCCGGAAGACGCGCTGAAGCACCAAAAGTTTCATGCGGAATAG
- a CDS encoding Ig-like domain-containing protein translates to MVFLRLSHQATRSAGRLRERAVRRHPTARHGLRGLEALESRVMLSISPALQLNGDQDFSGENDTFVLKRDSSDTSKLDVTLNGSNSQFTIANFSQINVNGLGGNDTLILDSSNGLISLAINYDGGAAFNQLQLVQTAGDTQTGDNYSVGPNNGQGTSLITGPSGTQSVFFQNLAPVIDTVPSATLTVNGTASNNAINYTNGTVDPANDGEVTIDNQESIEFSNKTNLTINALAGDDVINLNYQPQSLPAAPFKPTGLTSITVNAGDPTASDTLTVNGVAGALDDLIVTPTGTGAGSIAEGTHADASATASFVPVTFSKTENLNLVGQTEDGDGFEETDSGANATFEIAPGTSPYSGSITGFLAAGQAGHPLFTFVPITYVGFQGFGILPSAPATGIDTVLVDGTSGDDTFLYSQQTVGGISGPAVQLSTASSIPQATLFVGVTASIKFRGLGGNDTYSFDFTTPLTNVAAATTVTVQGNGPGTTSVINYTALASENTQIDFGLSQITDTTAGTNIPTVKYTGIAAINEAGHGAAGDNLTVLGTGNDNLTYTPINEGGSNSSSGSVTSSAAATPTINFSAVGGTFTLGKTKQALVNGTSDSDSIVVTESPTRNVTILTNGSSILKAVTLASTVTSLTVSGLAGDDTFTVNPALASAGGLPVTIDGGDPNASDALVVNANAANNFVVVNKGRVADTGVVRAYQAAVAEPDIAYKNVEIVSPNVATGADGQPQLLDMGPDLYEPNESIANAAFLGSGSTLQIQNASIFPNSNTNPPAPADQDYYRVVAQQTGTLDFQVYFKNFSTALLPGGGQLNAQVVDGQGNILGNAAISAIGSPLSFGSGLPATGDARVRIPVVAGQTYYLHVFGITSEGASSVVVNAYNATIINTPAPTPYNLELSRNNGTGDLPTNAPQDDTGRSQFDNVTNDNQPLIYIRLDDGIFINDVPGNLVNGATTPASPPIGTIPIPYSDGTKAGYRVALFDTRTPGAPPNLIGYAVPSPDPANPGQVLPGLYQIDLSTLSPAVTLTDGLHGLVAAVQMVDPRLSAASTPTETGFGANSATLNITVDTVVPPARFGIVSPTGTSTGLAPTSDSGALGTTDSFTTADRITNVTAPTFYGTAEANAIIKLFVLDSTGSPVLIGQTTAVPTDGTNADPNGQWTITSTVNLNDPKFFSKYDGLRHLFITAEDLAGNINNGNSPEANNLQINIFLDTQGPQIAPPPSAPATPPIQIITTGGVASSFNIFGLKPDNAPNGPTPLVDALTIHVLDNPLRDPTDFPNDPAILADIASTLGQYQLVGDANGVISISQIIVTNDPIVNGQPATATVKLVFAQPLPDDRFTLTIKDSGLVDPAGNKLDGESNAIEPNGSPIFPSGDGQPGGSFVARFTVDSRPEIGTYAAGSVYVDANGNNTWDPTNVDATNRDLTFTLGVAPALQGKISPMGIHDAVFAGDFLPQSSIGVKGPIAGQSKVGFDQLAAYGYDPILGAFRWLIDTNSDGVIDTSKGDFATTQPAGFQINGVPVAANFDGVPADGDQIGLFNGTTWYLDTSNHHVIDSSATVVQSQLRGAPVVGDFNGDQIPDLATYLNGRFQINFGHLAGGKPAWSGTVDATINFGFAGVGGVPVAADMNQDGRTDLGLYQPRTSGSSVQNGEWYWLISTNPTASNPTGLDHPFSPTPLGSDIFAQFGAQTALPLVGNFDPPIQTSSPAATNLGSLTNTITTAAQSVQGQQWYSFTAAQSGTVKVSANGASATSPLELSLYDASLHLVSYGTVNTAGQVQLSTPLSANSQYLVRVTGQSSAVSLNVSTATASPSPISDSAYDVNSDGFLNLGDVIALIGTFNQLGPVGLPSAHSLLTAPGGKSLYVDVNGDGVFNMGDVIALISNFNSYGPHAIVSQAASPQVTSHQAVLPSAESTGAAASSTNASDSSSATSSSVTTATDSAFAGGLSDSLVAPLSETSEWSVGSVAQASVAAQSRAATNPSSSGATASVSLPDRSSTVRAAVFAAHAQDSDLLEPDDDDLAVVAAGSSNDD, encoded by the coding sequence TTCCAAAACCTGGCTCCCGTGATCGACACGGTTCCGTCGGCGACATTGACGGTCAACGGCACGGCCTCGAACAACGCAATCAATTACACCAACGGCACCGTCGATCCGGCCAATGACGGCGAGGTGACAATCGACAACCAGGAATCGATCGAGTTCTCGAACAAAACGAACCTGACGATTAATGCCCTGGCCGGCGACGACGTGATCAACCTGAACTATCAGCCGCAAAGCCTGCCGGCGGCTCCCTTCAAGCCCACGGGTTTGACGAGCATCACCGTAAATGCCGGCGATCCCACCGCCAGCGACACGCTGACCGTGAATGGCGTGGCCGGAGCGCTCGACGATTTGATCGTAACCCCGACCGGCACCGGCGCCGGCTCGATCGCCGAAGGCACGCATGCCGACGCCAGCGCCACGGCTAGTTTCGTGCCTGTGACGTTTTCGAAAACTGAGAATTTAAATCTCGTCGGACAAACCGAGGACGGCGATGGTTTCGAAGAAACGGATAGCGGCGCCAACGCCACCTTCGAAATTGCGCCCGGCACGTCTCCTTATTCCGGTTCGATAACCGGATTTCTCGCCGCTGGCCAGGCGGGGCATCCGCTGTTCACCTTCGTGCCGATTACCTATGTTGGATTTCAGGGCTTCGGCATCTTGCCCTCTGCGCCGGCGACAGGCATCGACACCGTGCTCGTTGATGGGACATCGGGAGACGATACCTTCCTCTATTCCCAGCAAACCGTGGGCGGAATCAGCGGTCCGGCCGTGCAACTTTCCACGGCTAGCTCGATCCCGCAAGCCACGTTGTTCGTCGGTGTTACGGCGTCGATCAAGTTCCGCGGCTTAGGGGGTAATGACACCTACTCCTTTGACTTCACTACCCCGCTGACCAACGTCGCCGCGGCAACGACCGTCACCGTGCAAGGGAATGGCCCTGGTACGACCAGCGTGATCAATTACACGGCGCTTGCCAGCGAAAATACGCAAATCGATTTCGGCCTGAGCCAAATCACCGATACGACGGCAGGCACCAACATCCCGACGGTGAAATACACCGGCATCGCCGCGATCAACGAAGCCGGACACGGTGCTGCGGGCGACAACCTCACCGTGCTCGGAACCGGCAACGATAATCTGACCTACACGCCGATTAACGAAGGCGGCTCGAATAGCTCCTCGGGGTCAGTCACGAGCAGCGCGGCCGCGACTCCCACCATCAATTTCTCGGCCGTGGGGGGAACCTTTACCCTCGGCAAAACGAAGCAGGCGCTGGTCAACGGCACCAGCGACAGCGATTCGATCGTCGTCACGGAAAGTCCGACGCGCAACGTTACCATTCTCACCAACGGCAGCTCGATTCTGAAAGCCGTCACGCTTGCCAGCACGGTCACGTCGCTGACCGTATCGGGGTTGGCCGGGGACGATACGTTTACGGTCAATCCGGCGCTCGCCTCTGCGGGCGGATTGCCCGTGACCATTGATGGGGGAGACCCCAATGCCAGTGACGCATTGGTCGTCAACGCGAACGCGGCCAACAACTTCGTGGTGGTTAACAAGGGTCGCGTCGCAGACACAGGTGTTGTCCGTGCTTATCAGGCAGCCGTGGCCGAGCCGGATATCGCGTACAAGAACGTGGAAATCGTCTCGCCCAACGTCGCCACTGGAGCCGATGGCCAGCCACAGTTGCTGGACATGGGACCGGATCTCTACGAGCCGAACGAGTCGATCGCTAACGCCGCCTTCCTGGGTTCCGGATCGACGTTGCAGATTCAGAATGCGTCGATCTTCCCCAACTCGAATACAAATCCGCCGGCGCCCGCGGATCAGGATTATTATCGAGTCGTGGCCCAACAGACCGGCACGCTCGACTTCCAGGTCTATTTCAAGAATTTCTCGACCGCGTTATTGCCGGGCGGAGGACAGTTGAATGCCCAGGTCGTCGACGGACAAGGCAACATTCTAGGGAACGCGGCTATCTCGGCGATCGGCTCGCCGCTGAGCTTCGGATCGGGCTTGCCCGCAACGGGCGACGCTCGCGTGCGGATACCAGTGGTTGCCGGGCAGACCTACTACCTGCATGTGTTCGGTATCACCTCCGAAGGCGCGAGCTCGGTAGTCGTCAACGCTTACAACGCCACGATCATCAACACGCCAGCGCCGACGCCGTACAACCTGGAGCTGTCGCGCAATAACGGAACCGGAGATCTACCGACCAATGCGCCGCAGGACGATACCGGGCGGTCGCAATTCGACAACGTGACGAACGACAATCAACCGCTCATCTATATCCGGCTGGACGACGGAATCTTTATCAACGATGTGCCGGGCAACCTGGTCAATGGCGCGACGACTCCCGCCTCGCCGCCAATTGGCACGATTCCGATTCCTTATTCCGATGGCACCAAGGCCGGCTATCGCGTGGCCTTGTTCGACACGCGGACACCGGGCGCGCCGCCGAACCTGATTGGCTATGCCGTCCCCTCGCCCGATCCTGCAAACCCCGGACAAGTTCTGCCCGGGCTGTATCAGATCGATCTCTCGACCTTGTCCCCCGCGGTGACGCTTACCGACGGGTTGCACGGCCTGGTCGCCGCTGTGCAGATGGTCGATCCGCGGCTCTCGGCCGCTTCGACGCCTACCGAAACCGGCTTCGGGGCGAATAGCGCCACGCTCAATATCACGGTCGACACCGTGGTTCCCCCGGCGCGCTTCGGCATCGTTTCGCCGACGGGAACAAGCACCGGGCTGGCTCCGACAAGTGACTCGGGCGCACTGGGAACGACCGATTCCTTCACCACGGCCGACCGCATCACGAACGTGACAGCGCCGACGTTCTATGGCACCGCCGAGGCCAACGCGATCATCAAGCTCTTTGTGCTGGACAGCACGGGAAGTCCCGTGCTGATCGGCCAAACGACTGCTGTGCCGACCGACGGAACCAACGCCGACCCCAACGGGCAGTGGACGATTACGTCGACGGTAAATCTCAACGATCCGAAGTTCTTCAGCAAGTACGATGGCCTGCGTCACCTGTTCATCACTGCTGAGGATCTAGCCGGCAACATCAACAACGGCAACAGCCCCGAGGCCAACAATCTGCAGATCAATATCTTCCTCGATACGCAAGGCCCGCAGATTGCTCCGCCCCCCAGTGCGCCCGCGACCCCGCCGATTCAGATCATCACGACCGGCGGCGTGGCATCCTCATTCAACATCTTCGGGCTGAAGCCAGACAATGCTCCGAACGGTCCCACACCGCTTGTCGATGCATTGACGATCCACGTCCTCGATAATCCTTTACGCGATCCGACTGATTTCCCCAACGATCCCGCCATTCTCGCCGACATTGCGTCGACACTTGGCCAATATCAACTGGTCGGGGATGCCAACGGCGTTATCTCGATCAGCCAGATCATCGTCACGAACGATCCGATCGTAAACGGCCAGCCGGCGACGGCAACCGTGAAGTTGGTTTTCGCACAACCGCTGCCTGACGACCGCTTCACGCTCACGATCAAGGATTCGGGACTTGTCGATCCAGCCGGCAACAAGCTGGATGGCGAAAGCAATGCCATCGAACCCAACGGCTCGCCGATTTTCCCCTCGGGCGATGGTCAGCCAGGGGGCAGTTTTGTGGCGCGCTTCACCGTCGACAGCCGTCCTGAGATTGGCACCTATGCGGCCGGCAGCGTGTACGTGGACGCCAATGGAAACAACACTTGGGATCCGACCAATGTCGACGCCACGAATCGCGATCTGACTTTCACGTTGGGCGTGGCACCAGCGTTGCAGGGAAAGATTTCACCCATGGGCATACACGACGCGGTGTTTGCCGGCGATTTCTTGCCGCAGAGTTCGATCGGGGTCAAAGGCCCCATCGCCGGTCAATCGAAAGTCGGTTTCGATCAACTGGCCGCGTACGGATACGATCCGATTCTCGGCGCATTCCGTTGGTTGATTGATACGAATTCCGACGGCGTGATCGACACGAGCAAGGGGGATTTTGCCACGACCCAGCCCGCGGGTTTTCAAATCAACGGTGTGCCCGTGGCGGCCAATTTCGATGGAGTACCGGCCGATGGGGATCAAATCGGCTTGTTTAACGGCACGACGTGGTACCTCGACACGTCCAACCATCACGTGATCGACAGCAGTGCCACGGTGGTGCAAAGCCAGCTACGCGGGGCGCCGGTCGTGGGCGACTTCAACGGCGATCAGATCCCCGATCTGGCGACCTATCTCAACGGTCGGTTCCAAATCAATTTCGGCCATCTCGCGGGTGGTAAACCTGCCTGGAGCGGAACAGTCGACGCCACGATCAACTTTGGCTTCGCTGGCGTTGGTGGAGTGCCCGTCGCTGCCGATATGAATCAGGATGGTCGCACCGACCTGGGGTTGTACCAACCGCGAACGAGCGGTTCGAGCGTGCAGAATGGCGAATGGTACTGGTTGATCTCGACCAATCCGACGGCCTCGAATCCTACGGGCCTTGACCATCCCTTCAGTCCGACGCCACTTGGGTCGGATATTTTTGCGCAGTTCGGCGCGCAGACGGCTCTCCCGCTCGTCGGCAATTTCGACCCGCCGATTCAGACCTCCTCGCCTGCGGCCACGAACCTGGGAAGTCTGACGAATACAATCACTACGGCAGCTCAAAGTGTTCAGGGGCAGCAGTGGTATAGCTTCACGGCCGCGCAGAGTGGAACCGTCAAGGTCAGTGCCAATGGGGCCAGCGCGACTTCACCGCTGGAACTAAGTTTGTATGACGCCAGTCTGCATCTGGTCTCCTACGGCACGGTGAACACGGCCGGGCAGGTGCAGCTAAGCACGCCACTTTCGGCCAATTCTCAGTACCTGGTGCGCGTCACAGGTCAGAGTAGCGCCGTTAGTCTGAACGTTTCCACTGCCACGGCTTCGCCATCACCGATCTCCGACAGCGCGTACGACGTCAATTCTGATGGCTTTTTGAACCTCGGCGACGTCATCGCTTTGATTGGTACATTCAATCAGCTTGGGCCTGTAGGCTTGCCAAGTGCGCATAGCTTGCTCACCGCTCCCGGCGGGAAGTCGCTGTACGTCGACGTTAACGGCGACGGCGTGTTCAACATGGGGGACGTCATTGCTCTGATCAGCAATTTCAACAGCTACGGTCCGCACGCAATCGTTTCGCAGGCGGCGTCGCCGCAAGTCACTTCCCATCAAGCCGTCTTGCCGTCCGCCGAGTCGACCGGCGCGGCTGCGTCGTCGACCAACGCGTCCGATAGTTCATCAGCAACTAGTTCCTCAGTTACGACGGCAACCGATTCGGCGTTTGCCGGCGGCCTGTCGGATTCTCTTGTGGCTCCCCTCAGCGAAACATCCGAGTGGTCCGTTGGTTCCGTCGCCCAGGCGTCGGTGGCCGCACAGTCCCGTGCCGCGACCAATCCGAGCAGCAGTGGCGCGACAGCCAGCGTAAGCCTGCCCGATAGAAGCTCGACCGTTCGTGCTGCGGTGTTCGCCGCGCACGCGCAAGATTCCGACTTGCTCGAGCCTGATGACGATGACCTAGCAGTCGTAGCCGCCGGTTCAAGTAACGACGATTGA